The genomic region GGCCTATTCGGCTGCCATTGATAAGGCTGAGGGTACTGATGCTAACAATGCCAGTGCCCGCGACCAGGACTACAAGGATGCTGAAGCAGCCTTGAAGAACGATGCTAACATTAACCCACTTGGTTTCTGGAAGAATTACTGGTTGGTACGTCCAAACGTCAAGGGACTGGTGGTTAATGGTACCGGCCTGACCTTAGATGTGAAGAACGCCTACCGTTCATAATTTAAAGTAGTGAAAGTAAGAATTGGCTGCGCTGCGGTCAATTCTTATTTATTAGGAAGACACTTATGGCAAAATACATTTTGAAACGTCTGGCAATCCTGGTGTTCACCCTGTGGGTGGTCATCACCATCACCTTCTTTATGATGCACGCCATGCCAGGAACGCCTTATAACAATCCCCGGCTGACCAGTGACATGATTGCCCAGTTAAATCAGACCTATGGTTTGGACAAGCCCCTCTGGCAGCAGTATCTGAGCTACCTGGTTAATGCCCTGCACGGTGACTTTGGGACTTCGTTCCAGTACCAAAACCAGGCGGTTAGCACTCTGATTGCCCAGCGCCTGCCAATTTCAGCTGAGTTGGGATTGGCCGCTCTGGTGGTCGGTGTGATTTTTGGGATGATTACCGGATCCTTCTCGGCCCGTAACCAGAACAATAAGATTGATGGCACGCTCAGTCTGCTTTCAACGCTGGGCCTGGCGGTACCAAGCTTTATCTTTGCCATCGTCTTACTCTTCCTCTTCGGGTATAAGTGGCCGCTGCTACCAGTTTCTGGTTGGGGTGATTCGATTGGTGAAGCCGTGATGCCGGTGCTGTCCCTGGCGATTTTGCCAGCAGCGACGGTCAGCCGCTTTGTCCGTTCGGAAATGATTGAATCCCTCCATTCGGACTACATGCAGTTAGCCCGGGCTAAGGGGTTGAGTGCCGGAGAACTGGTGAACCACCACGCCTACCGGAACTCAATGATTCCAGTTTTGACCCTGCTAGGACCGCTGGCCGCTAACCTTTTGACTGGTTCGGTCCTGGTGGAAACGATTTTCTCGATTCCAGGAATTGGGCAGCAGTTTGTTAGCTCGATTCCGACCAAGGATTACCCGGTTATCATGGGTACAACCATCGTCTATTCAGTGATGTTGATGGTGATTATTCTGATTACCGATATCCTGACGGCGCTGGTTGATCCGCGCGTCCGCTTGCAGTAAGGAGGTCCACATGACAACAAATGATCAAGAATTTGTCCTAGTGGGCATCCGTAACCAAAATGCAAACGAGGCAATTGCCCGGCCAACCCTGTCTTTCTGGCAGGATGCTTGGCGGCGTCTGAAGAAGAACAAGCTAGCCGTGGTTTCCCTCTGGTTTTTGATTTTGACGGCGGTCTTCGCCCTGGGTTCAATGGTCTTTTTGAGCCAGGACCAGGCCAACAGTTTTAACCCCAATGAAATTGGGAAGTACAAGAACCTCCCGCCTAACTCCGGCCTGCCCATTCCGGGCTGGGACGGTAAAAACGTCCAACCGGGTTCAACCACGGTAACCGATTCCTATGAAACTAATGGCGTTAGCCAGCACTATCTCTTTGGAACCGATACCCTTGGCCGTTCGGAGGCCAAGCGGGTCACCGTTGGTCTGCGAATTTCACTCTTTGTCGCCCTGGCGGCAACCCTGATTGATCTCTTAATAGGGGTCTCCTACGGCCTTTGGGCCGGCTGGAAGGGTGGCTGGGTCGATACCCTCCTACAGCGGATTATCGAAGTG from Leuconostocaceae bacterium ESL0723 harbors:
- a CDS encoding ABC transporter permease, translating into MAKYILKRLAILVFTLWVVITITFFMMHAMPGTPYNNPRLTSDMIAQLNQTYGLDKPLWQQYLSYLVNALHGDFGTSFQYQNQAVSTLIAQRLPISAELGLAALVVGVIFGMITGSFSARNQNNKIDGTLSLLSTLGLAVPSFIFAIVLLFLFGYKWPLLPVSGWGDSIGEAVMPVLSLAILPAATVSRFVRSEMIESLHSDYMQLARAKGLSAGELVNHHAYRNSMIPVLTLLGPLAANLLTGSVLVETIFSIPGIGQQFVSSIPTKDYPVIMGTTIVYSVMLMVIILITDILTALVDPRVRLQ
- a CDS encoding ABC transporter permease — its product is MTTNDQEFVLVGIRNQNANEAIARPTLSFWQDAWRRLKKNKLAVVSLWFLILTAVFALGSMVFLSQDQANSFNPNEIGKYKNLPPNSGLPIPGWDGKNVQPGSTTVTDSYETNGVSQHYLFGTDTLGRSEAKRVTVGLRISLFVALAATLIDLLIGVSYGLWAGWKGGWVDTLLQRIIEVISSVPNLVVVTLLSLYLGAGMTSVIIAIAFTGWVTMARQVRNMTMSLKEQDFVLAAKALGERPVKIAIKHLIPNMAGVIIVQIMLTIPTAIMFEAVLSAINLGVKPPTASLGTLIADAQSMLQFYPYQILIPSAVLVLVSLAFVLLGDGLRDAFDPRASED